From Streptomyces yatensis, one genomic window encodes:
- a CDS encoding heme oxygenase (biliverdin-producing), whose protein sequence is MEFSALIRTASREAHTDVGSSSFMTDLLGGRLGVAAYRRYSEQLWFVYRALESPVDALAADPVAGPFLRPELARMAELERDLAHLGGPDWRAGLTALPATTAYAARVAECARDWPAGYVAHHYTRYMGDLSGGQYVRDTAEKTWGFDRKGDGVRFYVFESIGNPAAFKREYRALLDALPVDDLEKQRVVEECKRAYALNAGIFQELAEEFRLSA, encoded by the coding sequence GTGGAGTTCTCCGCCCTGATCCGCACCGCCTCGCGGGAAGCGCACACGGACGTCGGGAGCTCGTCGTTCATGACCGATCTGCTCGGCGGACGCCTGGGGGTGGCGGCCTACCGCCGCTACTCCGAACAGCTGTGGTTCGTCTACCGCGCCCTGGAGTCCCCTGTCGACGCACTCGCGGCTGACCCCGTGGCGGGCCCGTTCCTCCGGCCGGAGCTGGCCCGCATGGCCGAGCTGGAGCGCGATCTCGCCCATCTCGGCGGCCCGGACTGGCGCGCCGGTCTGACCGCACTGCCCGCCACGACGGCGTACGCGGCGCGGGTGGCGGAGTGCGCCCGTGACTGGCCGGCGGGCTATGTCGCCCACCACTACACCCGCTACATGGGCGACCTCTCCGGCGGCCAGTACGTCCGGGACACGGCGGAGAAGACCTGGGGCTTCGACCGCAAGGGCGACGGGGTGCGGTTCTACGTCTTCGAGTCGATCGGCAACCCCGCCGCCTTCAAGCGGGAGTACCGCGCGCTGCTGGACGCGCTGCCGGTGGACGATCTGGAGAAGCAGCGCGTGGTGGAGGAGTGCAAGCGCGCGTACGCGCTGAACGCGGGGATCTTCCAGGAGTTGGCCGAGGAGTTCCGGCTCAGCGCCTGA
- the map gene encoding type I methionyl aminopeptidase: MSGQSLLVPGTLSPTRPVPASIPRPEYVGKAGPTPYDGPEVQDAETIERMRIAGRIAARAMEEAAKLIVPGVTTDELDRVAHEYMCDHGAYPSTLGYRGFPKSLCSSVNEVICHGIPDTTVLQDGDIVNLDVTAFIGGVHGDNNATYLCGEVDEESRLLVERTRESLNRAIKAVKPGRRINIIGRVIESYAKRFGYGVVRDFTGHGINSSFHSGLIVPHYDSPHHTTEIKPGMTFTIEPMLTLGTYEYDMWEDGWTVVTKDRKRTAQFEHTLVVTETGAEILTLP, from the coding sequence ATGTCTGGCCAGTCGCTTCTAGTCCCGGGGACGCTCTCCCCCACCCGCCCCGTCCCCGCCTCGATCCCGCGCCCGGAGTACGTCGGCAAGGCGGGCCCGACACCCTATGACGGGCCCGAGGTCCAGGACGCCGAAACGATCGAGCGCATGCGGATCGCGGGGCGTATCGCCGCACGGGCGATGGAGGAGGCCGCCAAGCTGATCGTGCCGGGGGTCACCACGGACGAGCTGGACCGGGTGGCCCATGAGTACATGTGCGACCACGGGGCGTACCCCTCGACGCTGGGCTACCGCGGTTTCCCCAAGTCGCTGTGCAGCTCGGTCAACGAGGTCATCTGCCACGGCATCCCGGACACCACCGTCCTCCAGGACGGGGACATCGTGAACCTCGACGTCACCGCCTTCATCGGCGGGGTGCACGGGGACAACAACGCCACGTATCTGTGCGGTGAGGTGGACGAGGAGTCGCGGCTGCTCGTGGAGCGCACCCGGGAGTCCCTCAACCGCGCGATCAAGGCCGTCAAGCCGGGCCGCCGGATCAACATCATCGGCCGGGTCATCGAGTCGTACGCCAAGCGCTTCGGCTACGGCGTGGTCCGCGACTTCACGGGCCACGGGATCAACTCCTCGTTCCACTCCGGCCTGATCGTCCCGCACTACGACAGCCCGCATCACACCACCGAGATCAAGCCGGGGATGACCTTCACCATCGAGCCGATGCTGACGCTCGGCACCTATGAGTACGACATGTGGGAGGACGGCTGGACCGTGGTCACCAAGGACCGCAAGCGGACGGCGCAGTTCGAGCACACACTGGTGGTGACGGAGACCGGGGCGGAGATCCTCACCCTGCCGTAG